From the genome of Aspergillus fumigatus Af293 chromosome 1, whole genome shotgun sequence, one region includes:
- a CDS encoding endonuclease/exonuclease/phosphatase family protein, producing the protein MRSFPLVLAAGIPALAATAGEFNILALNVAGLPPILNGNDVPGDKSDNSRQIGRKFAEYGYDVIHVQEDFNYHAYIYETDNHPYRTPTSGGAGIGSGLNTLSNFEFTNFVRTKWATCSNAEGADCLTPKGFTSMRVRVEEGVYVDFYNLHADAGSKDDDVKARSANLQQLADYIKVNSAGNAVLVFGDTNARYTRTGDNIRVFQTQNGMVNPWVELILQGAAPAEGSNALLCQNPSTTSDCETVDKIFYRGSRAVDLRAVFWNYESNKFLSDKGTILSDHNPITTNFTWTLSNAFRQSDIFGGPHGTWFNDLDSLPTAFTGQNKPSKISLRGAERLDSVGLTVASGKSYTHGGTGGQLSELPLAANEYWTKAKLCQGQYRGHTRNFYLLATTSSGRTVSAGTATSDCKEFAAAPGWQIVGFYGQDGDEIDQLGFLYGLI; encoded by the exons ATGCGATCCTTTCCTCTTGTCCTTGCCGCAGGCATTCCTGCCCTGGCTGCCACCGCCGGCGAGTTCAACATACTCGCCTTGAACGTCGCAGGACTCCCCCCCATCCTGAACGGCAACGACGTGCCCGGCGACAAGTCCGACAACTCTCGGCAGATTGGCAGGAAATTCGCCGAGTACGGATACGACGTGATTCATGTGCAGGAG GACTTCAACTACCACGCGTACATCTACGAAACCGACAACCATCCCTACCGCACTCCCACGTCGGGCGGCGCGGGGATCGGTTCCGGCTTGAATACGCTCTCCAACTTTGAATTCACCAACTTTGTGCGGACCAAGTGGGCGACCTGCTCGAATGCCGAGGGGGCCGACTGTCTCACCCCCAAGGGGTTCACCTCGATGCGGGTGCGCGTTGAGGAGGGGGTCTACGTGGATTTTTACAATCTCCACGCGGACGCCGG ATCCAAAGACGACGATGTCAAGGCTCGCAGCGCCaatctgcagcagctggccgATTACATCAAGGTCAACTCGGCCGGCAATGCGGTGCTGGTGTTTGGCGACACCAATGCACGGTATACAAGGACTGGCGACAATATCCGTGTCTTCCAGACGCAGAATGGCATGGTCAACCCGTGGGTGGAGCTGATTCTCCAGGGAGCCGCGCCGGCCGAGGGGAGCAATGCCTTGCTCTGCCAGAATCCTAGCACAACCAGTGACTGTGAAACGGTCGATAAGATCTT CTACCGGGGAAGCCGTGCGGTCGACCTCAGGGCCGTCTTCTGGAACTACGAGAGCAACAAGTTCCTCAGCGACAAGGGGACGATCCTCTCCGATCACAATCCCATCACGACCAACTTCACCTGGACCTTGTCCAATGCCTTCCGCCAGAGTGACATCTTCGGTGGCCCACACGG AACCTGGTTTAACGACCTCGACTCCCTCCCTACGGCGTTCACCGGCCAAAACAAGCCAAGCAAGATCTCCCTGCGCGGTGCCGAGCGACTCGACAGCGTCGGCCTCACCGTGGCCTCGGGCAAGAGCTACACCCACGGGGGCACCGGGGGCCAGCTCTCGGAACTCCCCCTCGCGGCCAACGAGTACTGGACCAAGGCAAAGCTGTGCCAGGGGCAGTACCGCGGCCACACGCGCAACTTCTACCTGCTGGCGACGACGAGCAGCGGCCGGACGGTGAGTGCGGGGACGGCGACGTCAGACTGCAAGGAGTTTGCGGCGGCGCCAGGGTGGCAGATTGTGGGATTCTACGGGCAGGACGGGGACGAGATTGATCAGCTGGGATTTCTCTACGGGTTGATTTAG
- the zrfA gene encoding high-affinity Zn(2+) transporter ZRT1, translated as MSAFDPSNVDLNTASKEDVICFLSLSENEYNGHLGARISSIFVIFITSTVFTLFPVVAQRLPQWRIPHHVYLFGRYFGTGVIVATAFIHLLDPAYQSIGPGTCIGMSGAWGEYSWCAAIVLSSVILVFLLDVGAEVYVEWKYSVPREANATATFITQPACSSPHESSDRLTATEPSSPTGGKDLYPRADELSVASERAFRQDIAAFLVLEFGIIFHSVIIGLNLGVAGDEFAALYPVLVFHQSFEGLGIGARMSALHFGRRRWLPWILCLAYGLTTPVAIAIGLGVRTSYSPGSRTALIVQGVLDALSAGILIYSGLVELLARDFLFDPCRTKRRGQILYMLGCTLLGAGMMALIGKWA; from the coding sequence ATGTCTGCCTTCGACCCCTCCAACGTTGACCTCAACACCGCCAGCAAAGAGGATGTCATCTGCTTCCTCTCGTTGTCGGAAAATGAGTACAACGGCCACCTAGGCGCgcgcatctcctccatcttcgtcatctttATCACGTCTACCGTATTTACCCTCTTCCCGGTGGTGGCCCAGCGACTCCCCCAGTGGCGTATTCCCCATCATGTATACCTGTTCGGGCGATACTTTGGGACCGGCGTCATCGTGGCGACTGCGTTCATCCACCTGCTGGACCCCGCCTACCAAAGCATCGGACCAGGAACATGTATCGGCATGTCCGGCGCCTGGGGCGAGTACTCCTGGTGCGCCGCAATTGTCCTCTCGTCCGTCATACTGGTCTTTCTCCTGGATGTCGGGGCGGAGGTGTACGTCGAGTGGAAGTACAGTGTCCCGCGAGAAGCGAATGCCACCGCGACGTTCATCACCCAGCCCGCATGCTCAAGCCCGCACGAATCATCCGACAGACTGACAGCGACGGAACCGTCATCCCCAACCGGAGGCAAGGATCTCTATCCCCGCGCCGACGAGCTCTCGGTAGCCTCCGAACGGGCCTTCCGCCAGGACATCGCCGCCTTCCTGGTCCTCGAAttcggcatcatcttccattcgGTCATCATCGGGCTTAACCTCGGCGTGGCCGGCGACGAGTTCGCAGCGCTCTACCCTGTCCTAGTCTTCCACCAGTCCTTCGAGGGATTGGGGATCGGAGCTCGCATGTCAGCGCTCCATTTCGGCCGACGCCGCTGGCTGCCTTGGATTCTCTGCCTGGCATACGGGCTCACCACGCCGGTTGCCATTGCGATTGGGCTCGGTGTACGCACGTCGTACAGCCCCGGCTCGAGGACGGCCCTGATCGTGCAGGGGGTGCTCGACGCGCTATCGGCAGGGATCTTGATATACAGTGGGTTGGTCGAGTTGCTGGCACGAGACTTTTTGTTTGATCCGTGTCGGACGAAGAGGCGGGGGCAGATCCTGTATATGCTGGGATGTACACTCCTGGGAGCTgggatgatggcgttgataGGCAAGTGGGCGTAA